A genomic window from Phocoena sinus isolate mPhoSin1 chromosome 20, mPhoSin1.pri, whole genome shotgun sequence includes:
- the GFAP gene encoding glial fibrillary acidic protein isoform X1 — protein MERRRVTSAVRRSYVSSSEMGVGGRRLGPATRLPLARMPPALPARVDFSLAGALNSSFKETRASERAEMMELNDRFASYIEKVRFLEQQNKALAAELNQLRAKEPTKLADVYQAELRELRLRLDQLTANSARLEVERDNLAQDLGTLRQKLQDETNLRLEAENNLAAYRQEADEATLGRLDLERKTESLEEEIRFWRKIHEEEVRELQEQLAQQQVHVEMDVAKPDLTAALREIRTQYEAVASSNMHEAEEWYRSKFADLTDAAARNAELLRQAKHEANDYRRQLQALTCDLESLRGTNESLERQMREQDERHAREAASYLEALARLEEEGQSLKDEMARHLQEYQDLLSVKLALDIEIATYRKLLEGEENRITIPVQTFSNLQIRGGKSTKEGEGHKVTRHLKSLTIQVIPIQAHQIVNGAPAGSALETSLDTNSVTEGHLKRNIVVKTVEMRDGEVIKESKQEHKDVM, from the exons ATGGAGAGGAGACGGGTCACCTCAGCGGTTCGCCGCTCCTACGTCTCCTCctcagagatgggggtggggggccgcCGCCTGGGTCCTGCCACCCGCCTGCCCCTGGCTCGAATGCCGCCTGCACTCCCGGCCCGGGTGGACTTCTCCTTGGCCGGGGCGCTCAACTCCAGCTTCAAGGAGACCCGGGCCAGTGAGCGGGCGGAGATGATGGAGCTCAATGACCGCTTCGCCAGCTACATCGAGAAGGTGCGCTTCCTGGAACAGCAGAACAAGGCGCTGGCTGCTGAGCTGAACCAGCTGCGGGCCAAGGAGCCCACCAAGCTTGCCGACGTCTACCAGGCGGAGCTGCGCGAGCTGCGGCTGCGGCTTGATCAACTTACCGCCAACAGCGCCCGGCTCGAGGTGGAGAGGGACAATCTGGCGCAGGACCTGGGCACCCTGAGGCAGAA GCTCCAGGATGAAACCAACCTGAGGCTGGAGGCTGAGAACAACCTGGCTGCCTATCGACAG GAGGCAGATGAAGCCACCCTGGGCCGTCTGGATCTGGAGAGGAAGACTGAGTCTCTGGAGGAGGAAATCCGGTTCTGGAGGAAGATCCATGAGGAG GAGGTGCGGGAGCTCCAGGAGCAGCTGGCTCAGCAGCAGGTCCACGTGGAGATGGATGTGGCCAAGCCCgacctcacagcagccctgagagAGATCCGTACACAATACGAGGCAGTGGCATCCAGCAACATGCATGAGGCGGAGGAGTGGTACCGCTCCAAG TTTGCGGACTTGACGGACGCCGCTGCCCGCAACGCGGAGCTGCTCCGCCAGGCCAAGCACGAGGCCAACGACTACCGGCGCCAGCTGCAGGCCTTAACCTGCGACCTGGAGTCCTTGCGCGGCACG AACGAGTCCCTGGAGAGGCAGATGCGGGAGCAGGACGAGCGCCACGCGCGGGAGGCGGCGAGTTACCTGGAGGCGCTGGCCCGACTGGAAGAGGAGGGGCAGAGCCTCAAGGACGAGATGGCCCGCCACCTGCAGGAGTACCAGGACCTGCTCAGCGTTAAACTGGCCCTGGATATCGAGATAGCCACCTACAGGAAGCTGCTGGAGGGCGAAGAGAACCG CATCACCATTCCTGTGCAGACCTTCTCCAACCTGCAGATCCGAG GGGGCAAAAGCACCAAAGAAGGGGAAGGTCACAAGGTCACAAGACATCTCAAAAGCCTCACAATACAGGTTATACCAATACAGGCTCACCAGATTGTAAATGGAGCCCCCGCCGGCTCAGCTCTCG AAACCAGCCTGGACACCAATTCCGTGACAGAAGGCCACCTCAAGAGGAACATCGTGGTGAAGACCGTGGAGATGCGGGACGGAGAG GTCATTAAGGAGTCCAAGCAGGAGCACAAGGATGTGATGTGA
- the FAM187A gene encoding Ig-like V-type domain-containing protein FAM187A, producing the protein MNLAQATVLLWVLGNLQAFEIVEKENIFQRTPCPAFLMFDNAAYLADMSFELPCHCKPEEVSAVVWYYQKHLGSGHTKVLTDFDGQVLTEAAQVRVGSDMLVRFSIHMFSLLVFRAQPEDSGLYFCGTRKGDYFYAYDVDIQSSERMVATFEDQGQEPFADEYHGSLRVFTTFWEWTPCDRCGVRGEQWRIGLCYLQSPDLSPRYRKTLPDVVSCGSRAVPRQLRAKARDHVPELLLRSCLVPCEKKKKIQEGVMALFSYVAKVGSRPWLPPVPIQFHQQKLGHGLIISCPGARPEHAVAWDKDHQYLYRTQYLKGVNGSMRVFIDHGNHLHIRFTQLEDRGIYYCWRQGVRIAGLRLGVTSRGRYPVSFSNPEIRAALVLTLIGYLLITAVFITIHLCRCCCYLFRCYPNFSP; encoded by the coding sequence ATGAACCTGGCCCAGGCCACTGTGCTCCTGTGGGTGTTGGGGAACCTCCAGGCCTTTGAAATCGTGGAGAAGGAGAACATTTTTCAGAGGACGCCCTGCCCAGCGTTCCTGATGTTTGACAATGCAGCCTACCTGGCTGACATGAGCTTCGAGCTCCCCTGCCACTGCAAGCCCGAGGAGGTGTCCGCTGTCGTCTGGTACTATCAGAAGCACCTCGGCAGCGGCCACACCAAAGTGCTGACGGACTTTGATGGGCAGGTCCTGACGGAGGCAGCCCAGGTGCGCGTGGGCAGCGACATGCTGGTCCGCTTCAGCATCCACATGTTCAGCCTGTTGGTCTTCCGGGCGCAGCCCGAGGACTCAGGCTTGTATTTCTGCGGCACCCGCAAGGGGGACTACTTTTACGCCTACGACGTGGACATCCAGAGCAGTGAGAGGATGGTGGCCACCTTCGAGGACCAGGGCCAGGAGCCCTTCGCAGATGAGTACCACGGGAGCCTCCGTGTCTTCACCACCTTCTGGGAGTGGACCCCCTGCGACCGCTGTGGGGTGCGCGGGGAGCAGTGGCGCATTGGCCTGTGTTACCTGCAGAGCCCAGACCTCTCCCCCCGCTACCGCAAGACACTGCCCGACGTGGTGTCCTGTGGTTCACGGGCTGTGCCCAGGCAGCTCCGGGCCAAGGCCAGAGACCACGTCCCCGAACTGCTGCTTCGGAGCTGCCTGGTGCCCTgcgagaagaagaagaaaatccagGAGGGTGTGATGGCCCTCTTCAGCTACGTGGCCAAAGTGGGCAGCCGGCCTTGGTTGCCCCCAGTGCCCATTCAGTTCCACCAGCAGAAGCTGGGCCATGGACTAATCATCTCCTGTCCCGGGGCCCGGCCGGAGCATGCCGTGGCCTGGGACAAGGACCACCAGTACCTCTACCGCACGCAGTACCTAAAGGGCGTCAACGGGTCCATGAGGGTGTTCATCGACCACGGCAACCATCTCCACATCCGCTTCACCCAGCTGGAAGACCGGGGCATCTACTATTGCTGGCGGCAGGGCGTGCGCATCGCTGGGCTCCGACTGGGCGTGACATCTCGAGGCCGCTACCCAGTCTCGTTCTCCAACCCCGAGATTCGGGCTGCCCTGGTGCTCACCCTGATAGGCTACCTGCTCATCACGGCAGTCTTCATCACTATTCACCTCTGTCGTTGTTGCTGTTACTTATTCCGCTGTTATCCCAACTTCTCCCCCTAG
- the GFAP gene encoding glial fibrillary acidic protein isoform X2, with amino-acid sequence MERRRVTSAVRRSYVSSSEMGVGGRRLGPATRLPLARMPPALPARVDFSLAGALNSSFKETRASERAEMMELNDRFASYIEKVRFLEQQNKALAAELNQLRAKEPTKLADVYQAELRELRLRLDQLTANSARLEVERDNLAQDLGTLRQKLQDETNLRLEAENNLAAYRQEADEATLGRLDLERKTESLEEEIRFWRKIHEEEVRELQEQLAQQQVHVEMDVAKPDLTAALREIRTQYEAVASSNMHEAEEWYRSKFADLTDAAARNAELLRQAKHEANDYRRQLQALTCDLESLRGTNESLERQMREQDERHAREAASYLEALARLEEEGQSLKDEMARHLQEYQDLLSVKLALDIEIATYRKLLEGEENRITIPVQTFSNLQIRETSLDTNSVTEGHLKRNIVVKTVEMRDGEVIKESKQEHKDVM; translated from the exons ATGGAGAGGAGACGGGTCACCTCAGCGGTTCGCCGCTCCTACGTCTCCTCctcagagatgggggtggggggccgcCGCCTGGGTCCTGCCACCCGCCTGCCCCTGGCTCGAATGCCGCCTGCACTCCCGGCCCGGGTGGACTTCTCCTTGGCCGGGGCGCTCAACTCCAGCTTCAAGGAGACCCGGGCCAGTGAGCGGGCGGAGATGATGGAGCTCAATGACCGCTTCGCCAGCTACATCGAGAAGGTGCGCTTCCTGGAACAGCAGAACAAGGCGCTGGCTGCTGAGCTGAACCAGCTGCGGGCCAAGGAGCCCACCAAGCTTGCCGACGTCTACCAGGCGGAGCTGCGCGAGCTGCGGCTGCGGCTTGATCAACTTACCGCCAACAGCGCCCGGCTCGAGGTGGAGAGGGACAATCTGGCGCAGGACCTGGGCACCCTGAGGCAGAA GCTCCAGGATGAAACCAACCTGAGGCTGGAGGCTGAGAACAACCTGGCTGCCTATCGACAG GAGGCAGATGAAGCCACCCTGGGCCGTCTGGATCTGGAGAGGAAGACTGAGTCTCTGGAGGAGGAAATCCGGTTCTGGAGGAAGATCCATGAGGAG GAGGTGCGGGAGCTCCAGGAGCAGCTGGCTCAGCAGCAGGTCCACGTGGAGATGGATGTGGCCAAGCCCgacctcacagcagccctgagagAGATCCGTACACAATACGAGGCAGTGGCATCCAGCAACATGCATGAGGCGGAGGAGTGGTACCGCTCCAAG TTTGCGGACTTGACGGACGCCGCTGCCCGCAACGCGGAGCTGCTCCGCCAGGCCAAGCACGAGGCCAACGACTACCGGCGCCAGCTGCAGGCCTTAACCTGCGACCTGGAGTCCTTGCGCGGCACG AACGAGTCCCTGGAGAGGCAGATGCGGGAGCAGGACGAGCGCCACGCGCGGGAGGCGGCGAGTTACCTGGAGGCGCTGGCCCGACTGGAAGAGGAGGGGCAGAGCCTCAAGGACGAGATGGCCCGCCACCTGCAGGAGTACCAGGACCTGCTCAGCGTTAAACTGGCCCTGGATATCGAGATAGCCACCTACAGGAAGCTGCTGGAGGGCGAAGAGAACCG CATCACCATTCCTGTGCAGACCTTCTCCAACCTGCAGATCCGAG AAACCAGCCTGGACACCAATTCCGTGACAGAAGGCCACCTCAAGAGGAACATCGTGGTGAAGACCGTGGAGATGCGGGACGGAGAG GTCATTAAGGAGTCCAAGCAGGAGCACAAGGATGTGATGTGA
- the CCDC103 gene encoding coiled-coil domain-containing protein 103, which yields MKRNDIIDFKALEKELQAALTADEKYKRENAAKLRAVEQRVASYEEFRGIVLASHLKPLEQKDKIGGKRTVPWNCHAVQGRPSQDETTEISPEKTLLQPETSAEFYRDWRRYLRSGSERYEALLQLGGPKLGRLFQMDVGFGLLGEMLMALADHVRPADRWVVLGILRSLASTGRFTLNLSLMSHAERESCRSLFQKLQAMGTPSLEGRGLGEQPGGLQEEESLLQELLRLYRVD from the exons atgaaaaggaatgacaTCATTGACTTCAAGGCTTTGGAGAAAGAGCTGCAGGCTGCACTCACTGCTGATGAGAAGTACAAACGGGAAAATGCTGCCAAGTTACGGGCAGTGGAACAGAGGGTGGCTTCCTATGAGGAGTTCAG GGGTATTGTCCTTGCATCACATCTGAAGCCGCTGGAGCAGAAGGACAAGATAGGAGGAAAGAGGACTGTGCCCTGGAACTGTCACGCTGTTCAGGGAAGGCCCTCCCAGGATGAAACCACTGAAATCTCCCCG GAGAAAACGCTCCTCCAGCCCGAGACCTCGGCTGAGTTCTACCGTGATTGGCGGCGATACTTGCGGAGTGGGTCAGAGCGCTACGAGGCCCTGCTGCAGCTCGGGGGCCCAAAGCTGGGCCGCCTCTTCCAGATGGATGTGGGGTTTGGACTTCTAGGGGAGATGCTGATGGCGCTGGCTGATCACGTGAGGCCAGCTGACCGGTGGGTGGTGCTGGGGATCCTGCGCAGCCTGGCCAGCACCGGCCGCTTCACCCTGAACCTGAGCCTGATGAGCCATGCGGAGAGAGAGAGCTGCAGATCCTTGTTTCAGAAGCTGCAGGCCATGGGCACCCCCAGCCTGGAGGGGCGGGGTCTGGGGGAGCAGCCTGGTGGGCTTCAGGAGGAGGAGAGTCTTCTGCAAGAGCTGCTAAGGCTGTACCGTGTGGACTGA